In a single window of the Rhopalosiphum padi isolate XX-2018 chromosome 1, ASM2088224v1, whole genome shotgun sequence genome:
- the LOC132917881 gene encoding 52 kDa repressor of the inhibitor of the protein kinase-like — protein sequence MLKKEIEANRLKVIPIVKTVIFCGRQGIALRGHRDSEMLLNANENINEPECNDGNFRQLLRFRIDAGDEYLKSHLTSCAKNATYLSWKIQNEILSACNNLILQNLVCAVNKAKGFSVLADETSDISNKEQLTICVRYVNLEQKKIREDFLQFVEVTDVSGKALAQTILQNLEIMGLELKYLIGQGYDGAAAMSGKFNGTQKHINDKYPMALYIHCGAHCLNLAISFSCNVTDIRNCMGTMQAICNFFGYPKRQNVLKISIQNELHESKLKKLKKFCPTRWVERHDAVLVFHELQPAVVDALNEISTWKDNETSALANQLSSSIHQLRFQVALLILVKVFSISAPLSKFLQTENLDLESALEFADMTQSTIKQIRDNANAEFEKIFKEVEDVCSSFDITVSVPRTTSRQKNRSNVMNNNPIEYYRISTFIPFLDNFLEQLHGRFLEHRAKLKNFNCLLPKTSKQISEETFEDFKILFNFYTDILSDSINLTSLEMGYGELKLWYNSCAFKSPNLSSTITELFFHCNPDFFPLISKLLQILITLPVTTATGERSFSSLRRLKNYLRNTTGQMRLNGLAVLNIHQDINVDPSMIIDEMAKTSNGDSILIYKCFLFII from the coding sequence ATGcttaaaaaagaaattgaagCAAACCGGTTAAAGGTTATTCCAATAGTAAAAACAGTTATATTTTGTGGAAGGCAAGGTATAGCCTTAAGAGGCCATAGGGACAGCGAAATGTTATTAAATGCTAATGAGAATATTAATGAGCCTGAATGTAACGATGGAAATTTTAGACAGTTACTTCGGTTTCGAATAGATGCTGGAGATGAATATTTAAAGAGTCATTTAACTTCTTGCGCAAAAAATGCAACATATCTGAGCTGGAAAATACAAAATGAGATACTTTCTGCTtgtaataatcttattttacaaaatctTGTATGTGCTGTAAACAAAGCCAAAGGGTTTTCTGTATTGGCTGATGAGACCAGTGACATCTCCAATAAAGAACAGCTCACCATTTGTGTGCGTTATGTTaatttagaacaaaaaaaaattagagaagattttttacaatttgtggAAGTTACTGATGTAAGTGGCAAAGCATTAGCACAAACTATACTTCAAAATCTTGAGATCATGGGACTCGAACTGAAATACTTAATTGGACAAGGGTATGATGGAGCGGCGGCTATGTCCGGGAAATTTAATGGAACACAAAAACATATCAATGATAAATATCCAATGGCTTTATATATCCACTGTGGAGCACATTGTTTAAACTTGGCTATTTCGTTTAGTTGTAATGTAACTGATATTCGAAACTGTATGGGCACAATGCAAGCTATATGTAACTTTTTTGGCTATCCTAAAAGACAAAATGTACTCAAAATATCAATTCAGAATGAACTACatgaatcaaaattgaaaaaactaaaaaagttttgCCCTACAAGGTGGGTTGAGCGACATGACGCTGTACTTGTGTTTCATGAACTTCAACCAGCAGTTGTGGATGCACTTAATGAAATATCTACTTGGAAAGATAATGAGACTTCTGCTTTAGCTAACCAACTTAGTTCCTCCATCCATCAATTAAGGTTTCAAGTAGCCTTATTGATATTAGTAAAAGTATTTTCAATAAGTGCTCCTTTGAGCAAATTTCTTCAAACTGAAAACTTAGATTTAGAATCTGCTCTAGAATTTGCTGATATGACTCAATCAACTATAAAACAAATCCGTGATAACGCTAATGCtgagtttgaaaaaatatttaaagaagtaGAGGATGTCTGTAGTAGTTTTGATATAACTGTTAGTGTTCCAAGAACAACAAGTCGACAAAAAAATAGGAGTaatgttatgaataataatccaatagaatattatagaatCTCAACATTCATCCCATTTCTTGATAATTTTCTTGAACAACTACACGGACGATTTCTTGAACATAGGGCCAAACTAAAAAATTTCAACTGCTTATTACCTAAGACCAGCAAACAAATATCTGAAGAAACATTTGAGGACTTCAAAATtctgttcaatttttatactgATATATTAAGTGACAGCATCAATTTGACTAGCTTAGAAATGGGTTATGGTGAACTTAAACTGTGGTATAACAGTTGTGCATTCAAATCACCAAATTTGTCGTCAACAATAACAGAACTATTTTTCCATTGTAATCCtgatttttttcctttaatcTCAAAGTTATtgcaaatattaattacacTGCCAGTCACAACAGCTACTGGAGAGAGGTCTTTTTCATCCTTGCGTCGACTTAAAAATTATCTCAGAAATACTACTGGTCAAATGAGACTAAATGGATTGGCAGTCCTCAATATACACCAAGATATTAATGTTGATCCATCAATGATTATTGATGAAATGGCTAAAACTTCAAACGGAGACTCAATCttaatttataagtgttttttattcataatatga
- the LOC132917882 gene encoding uncharacterized protein LOC132917882 yields the protein MQPPPKFFSSCATGSGYVFNINELPKRCDILIVGQFALDRDVGVLVDVEDESTIKILTEANKNVYLSIGFIFHEDWCSILNALDENEYKTRIFDPLVGFLNKYKLGGLFMCIPDMLNGAIENVSQKINDFVTSVKNNVDGLKVGLAFYVTDQISNKTSIDFTLINEIMDHYIIDFTNLNSCNNNTKKYGLNPICSDTMPSIEQITGVVTNSNMDQSKLFAKLQANVIIPEDLVSKDEITVTTYSKYCDDSVDTSRWCGNPSKLSYDQGAYVAQFYSGLYIENLDADDFECKCGCKKFPVTNFIIDGWTNSDFTACPKIDSIKPK from the exons atgCAACCCCCCCcaaaatttttttctagttgcGCCACTGGTAGTGGTTATGTATTCAATATAAACGAATTGCCAAAACGTTGTGATATATTAATAGTAGGTCAATTTGCTCTTGACCGTGATGTTGGTGTCTTAGTAGATGTAGAAGAcgaaa gtacaatCAAGATCTTAACAGaagctaataaaaatgtttacctaaGCATTGGATTCATATTCCATGAAGATTGGTGCTCAATATTGAATGCTTTGGatgaaaatgaatataaaacacGAATATTTGATCCATTAGtcggttttttaaataaatacaaacttgGTGGTCTTTTCATGTGTATTCCAGATATGTTAAAT ggTGCCATAGAAAATGTGTCtcaaaaaataaacgattttgtCACTTCGGTTAAAAACAATGTAGATGGATTAAAAGTTGGTCTAGCATTTTATGTAACGGATCAGATTTCCAATAAAACCA gtattgattttacattgataaatgaaataatggatcattatatcattgattttacaaatttgaatagttgtaataacaatacaaaaaaatacggGTTGAATCCAATATGTAGTGATACTATGCCATCTATT GAACAAATTACAGGAGTTGTAACTAATTCTAATATGGATCAATCAAAATTGTTTGCTAAGTTACAAGCAAATGTAATAATACCAGAAGATCTAGTTTCGAAAGACGAAATAACTGTCACAACTTATTCTAAA tattgTGACGATTCAGTAGATACATCTCGATGGTGTGGGAACCCTTCAAAACTTTCATATGatcaa GGAGCTTATGTAGCACAATTCTACAGCGGATTATATATAGAAAACTTGGATGCAGATGATTTCGAATGCAAATGTGGTTGTAAAAAATTTCCggttacaaattttattattgatggaTGGACAAATTCTGATTTTACAGCGTGTCCTAAAATAGATTCAATTAAACCGAAATAA